The following are from one region of the Sorghum bicolor cultivar BTx623 chromosome 2, Sorghum_bicolor_NCBIv3, whole genome shotgun sequence genome:
- the LOC8077210 gene encoding auxin-responsive protein SAUR36 yields the protein MISTKSIAQLAKKWQRMAALGRRHLRTAAKEVDKCCTSVASKGHCAVYTADGARFEVPLACLGTTVFAELLQMSKEEFGFTGGDGKITLPCDAMVMEYALCLLKRSASAELEKAFLMSTMAMSCHSANHVAPYVAACC from the coding sequence ATGATCAGCACCAAGAGCATCGCTCAGCTGGCCAAGAAGTGGCAGAGGATGGCAGCACTTGGGAGGAGGCACCTCAGGACAGCAGCAAAGGAAGTCGACAAGTGCTGCACTTCCGTGGCGAGCAAGGGCCACTGCGCAGTGTACACGGCTGACGGGGCACGGTTTGAGGTGCCCTTGGCGTGCCTCGGCACAACAGTCTTCGCGGAGCTCCTGCAGATGTCCAAGGAGGAGTTTGGCTTCACGGGCGGCGACGGCAAGATCACACTGCCCTGTGATGCCATGGTCATGGAGTACGCCTTGTGCTTGCTGAAGAGGAGCGCCTCTGCGGAGCTAGAGAAGGCGTTCCTGATGAGCACCATGGCAATGTCGTGCCACTCTGCAAACCACGTGGCGCCGTATGTGGCAGCTTGCTGTTAG
- the LOC8063344 gene encoding auxin-responsive protein SAUR36: MVSAKRLVQMAKKWQRMAAMARRRIALTPAKGTTEVSSCSTSSVAGKGHCVVYSADGRRFEVPLAYLGTAIFGVLLSMSQEEFGFAGGDGRIMVPCDATIMEYVMCLLRRDASEEVVRAFLSSMVKPCHCGNGLAQSMGVSQQVVF; the protein is encoded by the coding sequence ATGGTCAGCGCCAAGAGACTTGTTCAAATGGCCAAGAAGTGGCAGAGGATGGCTGCCATGGCTAGGAGGCGGATCGCACTGACGCCGGCGAAAGGAACCACCGAGGTATCGTCGTGCAGCACTTCGTCGGTGGCTGGAAAGGGCCACTGCGTGGTGTACTCGGCAGACGGAAGGCGGTTCGAAGTCCCGCTGGCGTACCTCGGCACCGCCATCTTCGGCGTGCTCCTGAGCATGTCGCAAGAGGAGTTCGGGTTCGCCGGTGGCGACGGCAGGATCATGGTGCCCTGTGACGCCACCATCATGGAGTACGTGATGTGTTTGCTTAGAAGAGATGCATCGGAAGAGGTGGTGAGGGCGTTCCTAAGCTCCATGGTGAAGCCTTGCCACTGTGGAAATGGCTTGGCGCAATCCATGGGAGTTAGCCAGCAAGTTGTGTTCTAG
- the LOC8063343 gene encoding auxin-responsive protein SAUR36, producing the protein MVSAKRLAQMAKKWQRMAAMARRRIASAPTKGTTEGSSPCSTSPVAGKGHCVVYSADGRRFEVPLAYLDTAIFGVLLSMSQEEFGFASDDGRIMVPCDAAVMEYVMCLLRRDASEEVVRAFLSSMVRPCHCGNGLVQSMGVSQQAVF; encoded by the coding sequence ATGGTCAGCGCCAAGAGACTTGCTCAAATGGCAAAGAAGTGGCAAAGAATGGCGGCCATGGCAAGGAGGCGGATCGCATCGGCGCCGACCAAAGGAACCACCGAGGGATCATCACCGTGCAGCACTTCGCCGGTGGCCGGCAAAGGCCACTGCGTGGTGTACTCGGCAGACGGCAGGCGATTCGAGGTCCCGCTGGCGTACCTCGACACCGCCATCTTTGGCGTGCTCCTCAGCATGTCGCAGGAGGAGTTCGGGTTTGCCAGCGACGATGGCAGGATCATGGTGCCGTGTGATGCCGCCGTCATGGAGTACGTGATGTGTTTGCTTAGGAGAGATGCATCGGAAGAGGTGGTGAGGGCGTTCCTCAGCTCCATGGTGAGGCCTTGCCACTGTGGAAATGGCTTGGTGCAATCCATGGGAGTTAGCCAGCAAGCTGTGTTCTAG
- the LOC8055005 gene encoding auxin-responsive protein SAUR36, giving the protein MISAKRIVWMAKKWQRMAALARKRLTATPRKEDADCPCSASTSVAVKGHCVVYSSDGRRFEVPLAYLGTAVFSELLSMSREEFGFAGANGRITLPCDAAVVDYMMHLLRRDASEEIARAFLSSMARPCHHSVSGMAPSVRQSAICV; this is encoded by the coding sequence ATGATCAGTGCCAAGAGGATTGTTTGGATGGCAAAGAAGTGGCAGAGAATGGCTGCCCTGGCGAGGAAGCGGCTCACGGCGACTCCGCGGAAAGAAGACGCCGATTGTCCGTGCAGCGCATCGACGTCGGTGGCCGTCAAGGGCCATTGTGTCGTGTACTCCTCCGACGGGAGGCGGTTCGAGGTCCCGCTGGCGTACCTTGGCACAGCGGTGTTCAGCGAGCTCCTGAGCATGTCGCGGGAGGAGTTTGGGTTTGCCGGCGCCAATGGCAGGATCACGTTGCCCTGTGACGCCGCGGTGGTGGATTACATGATGCATTTGCTTAGGCGAGACGCCTCTGAAGAGATTGCGAGGGCGTTCTTGAGCTCCATGGCCAGACCTTGCCACCACAGCGTCAGTGGCATGGCGCCATCGGTGCGCCAATCAGCTATCTGTGTATAG
- the LOC8055001 gene encoding auxin-responsive protein SAUR36 — protein sequence MISAKRLVQMAKKWQRMAALARKRLTATPGEEADDSCGTSTSVAVKGYCVVYSLDGRRFEVPLVYLGTAVFSELLSMSQEEFGFAGDDGRITLPCDAAVMEYVMCLLRRDASEDVVRAFLSSMVRPCHHSVMVPSMHQSAICV from the coding sequence ATGATCAGTGCCAAGAGACTTGTTCAGATGGCAAAGAAGTGGCAGAGAATGGCTGCACTGGCAAGGAAGCGGCTCACGGCGACGCCGGGGGAAGAAGCCGATGATTCATGCGGCACGTCGACGTCGGTGGCCGTGAAGGGCTACTGCGTCGTGTACTCCTTGGACGGGAGGCGGTTCGAGGTCCCGCTGGTGTACCTCGGCACAGCGGTGTTCAGCGAGCTCCTGAGCATGTCGCAGGAGGAGTTTGGGTTTGCCGGCGACGATGGCAGGATCACGTTGCCCTGTGACGCCGCGGTGATGGAGTACGTGATGTGTTTGCTTAGGCGAGATGCCTCTGAAGATGTTGTGAGGGCGTTCTTGAGCTCCATGGTCAGACCTTGCCACCACAGCGTCATGGTGCCATCGATGCACCAATCAGCCATCTGTGTATAG
- the LOC8077212 gene encoding auxin-responsive protein SAUR36, with protein sequence MISAKRIAHQAKKWQRMAAQGRKRLIWAAAAKEANECCSSVASKGHCTVYTADGARFEVPLACLSTVFFRELLQMSQEEFGFTGGDDRITLPCDAAVMEYAMCLLRRGASAELEQAFLSTMAMSCHYVSRVAPCVEASQQIAV encoded by the coding sequence ATGATCAGCGCCAAGAGGATTGCTCATCAGGCCAAGAAGTGGCAGAGGATGGCTGCACAAGGCAGGAAGCGCCTCATCTGGGCTGCAGCAGCAAAGGAAGCCAACGAGTGCTGCAGCTCCGTGGCAAGCAAGGGCCACTGCACGGTGTACACGGCCGACGGCGCACGGTTCGAGGTGCCGCTGGCGTGCCTTAGCACCGTGTTCTTCCGGGAGCTCCTGCAAATGTCACAGGAAGAGTTCGGGTTCACGGGCGGCGACGACAGGATCACGCTCCCCTGCGACGCGGCCGTCATGGAGTACGCCATGTGTTTGCTCAGGAGAGGCGCCTCTGCCGAGCTAGAGCAGGCTTTCCTTAGCACCATGGCGATGTCGTGCCACTATGTCAGCCGTGTGGCGCCGTGTGTTGAAGCAAGCCAGCAGATTGCTGTTTAG
- the LOC8063341 gene encoding auxin-responsive protein SAUR36 codes for MISTKRIAQLAKKWQRMAALGRKRLTAAAKEVDKCCTSVASKGHCAVYTADGARFEVPLACLGTTVFTELLQMSKEEFGFTGGNGKITLPCDAMVMEYALCLLKRGASVELEKAFLSTMAVSCHSANQVAPYVAACC; via the coding sequence ATGATCAGCACCAAGAGGATCGCTCAGCTGGCCAAGAAGTGGCAGAGGATGGCAGCGCTTGGGAGGAAGCGCCTCACGGCAGCAGCAAAGGAAGTCGACAAGTGCTGCACTTCCGTGGCGAGCAAGGGCCACTGCGCAGTGTACACAGCTGACGGGGCACGGTTTGAGGTGCCCTTGGCGTGCCTCGGGACAACAGTCTTCACGGAGCTCCTGCAGATGTCCAAGGAGGAGTTCGGCTTCACGGGCGGCAATGGCAAGATCACACTGCCCTGTGATGCCATGGTCATGGAGTATGCCTTGTGCTTGCTGAAGAGGGGCGCCTCTGTGGAGCTGGAGAAGGCATTCCTAAGCACCATGGCAGTGTCGTGTCACTCTGCAAACCAAGTGGCGCCATATGTGGCAGCCTGCTGTTAG
- the LOC110432825 gene encoding uncharacterized protein LOC110432825 isoform X1, producing MIHPHGNISASVTCSDFARFQDLVELVHCMAVAHVFCIVHLCHMKQHLRFYFGLTTSQIYSHSSAEKLCCHLILFSDEEPLGFEVRVLQKKLCCHLIFRLDSVKRAGLEARLQHSVQLVSGMAVVLVHGFCVLHLCHMQEPLRLFSDEEPLGFEVKVLQKKLCCHLINVSRGMNDMVESTVKKRKPWPESSRTREIR from the exons ATGATACATCCACATGGTAACATTTCTGCATCTGTCACATGTTCAG ATTTCGCTCGGTTTCAAGATTTGGTTGAGCTGGTGCACTGCATGGCAGTTGCACATGTCTTTTGCATTGTGCACTTATGCCACATGAAGCAACATCTCAGATTCTATTTTGGACTAACAACATCTCAGATTTATAGTCATAGTTCTGCAGAGAAACTCTGTTGCCACTTAAT ATTATTTTCGGATGAAGAACCTCTCGGATTTGAAGTCAGAGTTCTGCAGAAGAAACTCTGTTGCCACTTAAT ATTTCGTTTGGATTCTGTAAAGAGGGCTGGACTGGAGGCACGACTTCAACATTCGGTTCAGCTGGTGTCCGGAATGGCAGTTGTGCTTGTGCATGGCTTTTGCGTTTTGCACTTGTGCCACATGCAGGAACCTCTCAGATTATTTTCGGATGAAGAACCTCTCGGATTTGAAGTCAAAGTTCTGCAGAAGAAACTCTGTTGCCACTTAAT AAACGTTTCTCGTGGCATGAATGACATGGTAGAAAGTACTGTAAAGAAGAGGAAGCCATGGCCTGAAAGTTCGCGGACGCGCGAGATTCGTTGA
- the LOC8077211 gene encoding auxin-responsive protein SAUR36, translated as MISAKMIAHLAKKWQRMAAQGRKRLTWAAAAKEANECWSSVASKGHCTVYTADGARFEVPLACLSTAFFRELLQMSQEEFGFTGGDGRITLPCDAAVMEYAMCLLRRGASAELEQAFLSTMAMSCHYVSRVAPCIEASQQIAV; from the coding sequence ATGATCAGCGCCAAGATGATTGCTCATCTGGCCAAGAAGTGGCAGAGGATGGCTGCACAAGGCAGGAAGCGCCTCACCTGGGCTGCAGCAGCAAAGGAAGCCAACGAGTGCTGGAGCTCCGTGGCGAGCAAGGGCCACTGCACGGTGTACACGGCCGACGGCGCGCGGTTCGAGGTGCCGCTGGCGTGCCTTAGCACCGCGTTCTTCCGGGAGCTCCTGCAAATGTCACAGGAAGAGTTCGGGTTCACGGGCGGCGATGGCAGGATCACACTTCCCTGCGACGCGGCCGTCATGGAGTACGCCATGTGTTTGCTCAGGAGAGGCGCCTCTGCCGAGCTAGAGCAGGCTTTCCTTAGCACCATGGCGATGTCGTGCCACTATGTCAGCCGTGTGGCGCCGTGTATTGAAGCAAGCCAGCAGATTGCTGTTTAG
- the LOC110432825 gene encoding uncharacterized protein LOC110432825 isoform X2 translates to MIHPHGNISASVTCSDFARFQDLVELVHCMAVAHVFCIVHLCHMKQHLRFYFGLTTSQIYSHSSAEKLCCHLILFSDEEPLGFEVRVLQKKLCCHLIFRLDSVKRAGLEARLQHSVQLVSGMAVVLVHGFCVLHLCHMQEPLRLFSDEEPLGFEVKVLQKKLCCHLICWIRSL, encoded by the exons ATGATACATCCACATGGTAACATTTCTGCATCTGTCACATGTTCAG ATTTCGCTCGGTTTCAAGATTTGGTTGAGCTGGTGCACTGCATGGCAGTTGCACATGTCTTTTGCATTGTGCACTTATGCCACATGAAGCAACATCTCAGATTCTATTTTGGACTAACAACATCTCAGATTTATAGTCATAGTTCTGCAGAGAAACTCTGTTGCCACTTAAT ATTATTTTCGGATGAAGAACCTCTCGGATTTGAAGTCAGAGTTCTGCAGAAGAAACTCTGTTGCCACTTAAT ATTTCGTTTGGATTCTGTAAAGAGGGCTGGACTGGAGGCACGACTTCAACATTCGGTTCAGCTGGTGTCCGGAATGGCAGTTGTGCTTGTGCATGGCTTTTGCGTTTTGCACTTGTGCCACATGCAGGAACCTCTCAGATTATTTTCGGATGAAGAACCTCTCGGATTTGAAGTCAAAGTTCTGCAGAAGAAACTCTGTTGCCACTTAAT TTGCTGGATTAGAAGTCTCTGA
- the LOC8055004 gene encoding auxin-responsive protein SAUR36, producing MARWQTLAALARKSLMPTEGSSCSCSTSSVAGKGHCVVYSADGRRFEVPLVYLSTLVFSELLDMSHAEFGFSGIGGKITLPCDAAAMEYVLRLLRREASEEVERAFLSSMARPCHYGNGLSQQPIGFAVPSF from the coding sequence ATGGCAAGGTGGCAAACATTGGCTGCCCTTGCGAGGAAGAGTCTCATGCCAACCGAGGGGTCATCCTGTAGCTGTAGCACGTCGTCGGTGGCTGGAAAGGGCCACTGCGTTGTGTACTCTGCTGATGGCAGGCGGTTTGAGGTCCCTCTGGTGTACCTCAGCACATTGGTTTTCAGCGAACTCCTGGACATGTCGCATGCGGAGTTCGGCTTCTCAGGTATTGGCGGCAAGATCACGCTGCCCTGTGACGCCGCAGCGATGGAGTATGTGCTACGTTTGCTTAGGAGAGAGGCCTCTGAAGAAGTTGAAAGGGCGTTCCTGAGCTCCATGGCGAGGCCTTGCCACTATGGAAATGGCTTGTCGCAGCAGCCCATAGGATTTGCTGTTCCTAGCTTCTGA
- the LOC8064444 gene encoding uncharacterized protein LOC8064444, protein MAAMMMATGDSKSPARALRRLAGAAVAAVLLRRSFSASKCKTEARMATARMKLLRNRREAQVRQMRRDIAALLRDKQEDTARIRVEHVIREQNFMAANEIIELFCELIVTRLPIIAKQKECPADLKEGICSLIFAAPRCSELPELGRMRDIFEKKYGKDFVSAAVDLRPDAAVNNLLIEKLSVKKPSGQIKLKVLKDIAKEHQIDWDTTESEQELLKPPEELIKGPSTFVEASNMPVKTILTPHVLQPNPVNFSYRYSDDEYDDRGTMQFKDAASAARAAAESAERAASAAKAAADFANKNNHPFDEDEDCKASSNEFTHPRKRQSMSNSSRSSRKEDADAFDEVKPHGGRASSTGSFSGKNHVEDDNDRYPVDLDSRKTRRRNGRAARKVHSEIKFDDSEGLCSESEDENDVEIQSVERPLPPTREPFSENRHSEDEEPDQDFPELPKANLHSRVHPNMPLDYETLTARFEALKSGKLP, encoded by the exons ATGGCGGCGATGATGATGGCCACGGGCGACTCCAAGTCCCCGGCTCGCGCGCTGCGGCGGCTGGCCGGCGCCGCGGTCGCCGCCGTGCTTCTCCGCCGCTCCTTCAGCGCCTCCAAGTG CAAGACGGAGGCGCGGATGGCCACGGCGCGGATGAAGCTGCTGCGGAACCGGAGGGAGGCGCAGGTGCGCCAGATGCGCCGCGACATCGCGGCGCTCCTCCGCGACAAACAGGAGGACACCGCACGCATCAGG GTTGAACATGTAATTAGGGAACAGAACTTTATGGCAGCCAACGAGATCATTGAGCTCTTCTGTGAGCTGATTGTTACACGCCTTCCCATCATTGCAAAACAGAA GGAATGTCCAGCAGACTTGAAAGAAGGTATCTGCAGTTTGATATTTGCAGCTCCAAGGTGCTCTGAGCTCCCTGAACTTGGTCGCATGCGTGACATTTTTGAAAAGAAGTATGGCAAAGATTTTGTTTCTGCTGCAGTTGACTTGCGCCCAGATGCTGCTGTTAACAACCTT CTGATTGAGAAGCTGTCGGTTAAGAAGCCTTCTGGACAAATTAAGCTGAAAGTTCTAAAGGATATAGCAAAAGAGCACCAGATTGATTGGGATACCACTGAGAGTGAGCAGGAGCTTCTGAAACCTCCCGAAGAGTTGATT AAAGGGCCAAGTACATTTGTTGAAGCTTCCAATATGCCTGTTAAGACTATTCTGACACCACATGTCCTGCAACCAAATCCAGTTAACTTCAG CTATAGGTATTCGGATGATGAATATGATGACAGGGGCACTATGCAATTCAAAGATGCAGCTTCAGCTGCTCGAGCAGCTGCAGAGTCTGCTGAGAGAGCAGCATCTGCTGCCAAGGCTGCAGCTGACTTTGCCAATAAGAACAaccatccatttgatgaagacGAGGATTGCAAAGCTTCAAGTAATGAATTCACTCATCCCCGCAAGAGACAGTCGATGAGCAACTCGAGCAGGTCCTCCAGGAAAGAAGATGCAGATGCCTTTGATGAAGTAAAACCCCATGGAGGGAGAGCATCCAGCACAGGAAGTTTCAGTGGAAAGAATCATGTAGAAGATGACAATGACAGGtaccctgtggatttggactcTAGGAAGACACGGAGAAGGAACGGCCGTGCTGCTCGGAAGGTGCACTCAGAGATAAAGTTTGATGATTCTGAGGGACTGTGTTCAGAATCAGAAGATGAAAATGATGTGGAGATTCAGTCTGTGGAAAGGCCATTGCCTCCTACGAGAGAGCCTTTTTCAGAAAACCGTCACTCAGAAGACGAAGAACCTGATCAAGATTTCCCTGAATTGCCAAAGGCAAACCTTCATTCTCGTGTTCATCCAAATATGCCTCTTGACTATGAAACTCTCACTGCACGCTTTGAGGCGCTGAAGTCCGGCAAGCTTCCTTAA